A region of Lycium barbarum isolate Lr01 chromosome 3, ASM1917538v2, whole genome shotgun sequence DNA encodes the following proteins:
- the LOC132632772 gene encoding aldehyde dehydrogenase family 2 member B4, mitochondrial-like, whose translation MAARRLSSLLSRSFHPPSASAPLGRSHGVARQILHRFSTAAAVEELITPAVQVEYTKLMINGQFVDSASGKTFPTLDPRTGEVIANVAEGDAEDINRAVAAARKAFDEGPWPKMSAYERSRIMLKFADLVDKHNDELAALETWDNGKPYLQAAQAEVPTFARLFRYYAGWADKIHGLTVPADGPYHVQTLHEPIGVAGQIIPWNFPLLMFAWKVGPALACGNTIILKTAEQTPLTALYVANLFREAGLPPGVLNIVSGFGPTAGAALASHMDVDKLAFTGSTETGQTVLQLAARSNLKPVTLELGGKSPFIICEDADIDHAVELAHFALFFNQGQCCCAGSRTYVHERVYDEFIEKAKARAMKRVVGDPFKKGVEQGPQIDSEQFQKILRYIREGRDSSAILECGGDSIGSKGYFIQPTVFSNVKEDMSIARDEIFGPVQCVFKFKDIGEVIKRANNTRYGLAAGVFTKNIDTANTLTRGLRAGTVWVNCYDVFDAGIPFGGYKMSGMGREKGIYSLSNYLQVKAVVTPLRNPAWI comes from the exons ATGGCAGCTCGAAGACTTTCTTCTTTGCTCTCTCGTTCTTTCCATCCCCCTTCTGCTTCTGCTCCTCTAG GAAGGAGCCATGGTGTGGCAAGGCAGATTCTTCACAGGTTTAGTACAGCTGCCGCTGTTGAGGAATTAATCACTCCAGCTGTCCAAGTTGAATACACCAAGCTTATGATCAATGGTCAATTTGTTGATTCTGCATCTG GAAAAACATTTCCAACTTTGGATCCAAGAACTGGGGAAGTCATTGCAAATGTTGCTGAAGGTGATGCCGAAGATATTAATCGCGCTGTGGCTGCTGCTCGCAAGGCATTTGATGAAGGACCGTGGCCTAAAATGAGTGCTTAT GAAAGGTCACGAATAATGTTAAAATTTGCTGATTTGGTGGACAAACACAACGATGAGCTTGCAGCTTTAGAAACATGGGATAATGGCAAGCCATATTTGCAGGCAGCCCAAGCTGAAGTACCTACTTTCGCGCGACTATTTCGGTATTATGCTG GTTGGGCAGATAAAATCCATGGTCTAACTGTTCCAGCTGATGGGCCATACCATGTACAAACTTTACATGAACCAATTGGTGTTGCTGGTCAAATAATTCCTTGGAACTTTCCCCTTCTTATGTTTGCCTGGAAAGTTGGGCCTGCCCTAGCATGCGGTAACACTATCATCCTGAAGACTGCAGAGCAAACTCCATTGACTGCTCTATATGTTGCAAACTTGTTCCGCGAG GCTGGTCTTCCTCCAGGTGTTCTAAATATTGTTTCTGGTTTCGGACCAACTGCTGGTGCAGCACTTGCTAGTCATATGGATGTGGACAAG CTTGCTTTCACTGGATCAACGGAAACTGGACAAACAGTTCTTCAACTGGCTGCCAGAAGTAATTTGAAACCAGTTACCCTCGAACTAGGAGGGAAATCACCTTTCATTATATGCGAGGATGCTGACATTGATCATGCTGTTGAGCTAGCACATTTTGCACTCTTCTTTAATCAG GGCCAATGTTGCTGTGCTGGTTCTCGTACCTATGTACATGAACGAGTTTATGATGAATTTATAGAGAAAGCAAAGGCACGTGCAATGAAACGTGTAGTTGGTGATCCCTTCAAGAAAGGTGTTGAACAAGGTCCTCAG ATCGACTCGGAGCAATTTCAGAAGATTCTTAGGTACATAAGAGAAGGCCGTGACAGCTCTGCTATCCTTGAATGTGGTGGTGATAGTATTGGCTCCAAAGGCTACTTTATTCAGCCCACTGTGTTCTCAAATGTCAAG GAGGACATGTCGATAGCACGGGATGAGATTTTTGGCCCAGTGCAATGTGTCTTCAAATTCAA GGATATTGGCGAAGTAATAAAGAGGGCAAACAACACACGCTATGGTCTAGCAGCAGGAGTTTTCACGAAGAACATCGACACAGCAAACACCTTGACCCGAGGATTGAGAGCTGGAACTGTGTGGGTTAACTGCTATGATGTATTTGATGCTGGGATTCCTTTTGGAGGGTACAAGATGAGTGGCATGGGCAGGGAAAAGGGTATTTACAGCCTTAGCAACTACTTACAAGTGAAGGCTGTTGTTACTCCATTGAGGAATCCTGCATGGATATAG